The genomic stretch TCTTCATGGCCATTGCGACCACGGTGACGATGAGCGCCCAACGAATCCATTGCTCGCCCTTCGAGACGGCAATACTACCGCCGATCCACCCACCAAGGCCATTGCCTAGCGACAAGATAAATGCCGTGAACCAATCCACTTGACCGTTCCAGATAAACACTGCCATCGCAAATGTCGTGTAGATGGCAACCACAAGCGATTTTGCGCTTGCCGTAGACACCAAATCAAGACCACAGAGCAAAACAAACGCCGCCGTCAAAAAGTAACCGACTCCCGCCTGAAAGACGCCGCCATAGATGCCAACAAGAAAAAAGACCACTCCGATCAAAACCATTCGTCCTGGCGAGTATCTTTGTACGGTTTTGCTTTTTGGTTTGGGGTTCCAAACAATAAATGCCACGACAACCAGCATGATGACGGCGAACAGGGTCCGAAAAACAGAATCAGGAATATCAACCGCTACCTGAGCGCCCAAGATTGCGCCAACAACAGCGGGAAGCGAAACCCATACGCATAATTTCACGTCGCTGACGCCGCTTTTACGAAACCGGGCAACAGCGGTGACGCATTGAATCCAAATGGCGATGCGGTTGGTCCCGTTGGCAAGCGGGGAAGGCAATCCGAGAAAAAGCAACACCGGCAGCGTCAATAACGAACCGCCTCCCGCAAGCGTGTTGATGATTCCCGCGATCAAACCGACGGCGAACACGAGAGGGACATATTGATATTCCAATGATGGCTCCGCATTTATAAGGATTGGTCTCGTCTACACAGTGGACTATGATTCAATTCTGACGTTGAAACCAGGAGCCCAGAATGGACTTGTTCCCCAACCGCAAGCAAGAATTCGACGAAAAATTAGAGCGCACGCGAAAGATGATGCGCGACAAAAATATCCACAACCTGCTCATCACCGAAGCGCACCACTTCTCATGGCTAACCTGCGGGGGAGAGAATTTTGTTTTCCTGGCCCGTTCCGGCGGCGCTGCGCCATTACTCATCACGCAAAGCAAAGTCTATCTGGCGGCGGACAACATCGAAGCGATGCGGCTGTTTCCCGAAGAAATTGAGGGATTGCCGATTGATGACGGACATCACCTTTGGTACATAACGCCAGAGGAAATCGAAACGCACTATCAAAAGCTTAACCCCGGCCCCGTTGTGAAAGATGTTGAGATAGAAAACGACTTGAAGCAACTCCACACGCCGCTATGCACGGACGAAATTGAACGCTACCGCTGGTTGGGCGCAAAAGCCGAAGAATCAATCCGCAACGCCTGCATTCGCGCAGAGCGGGGCATGTCGGAATATGAAATTGGCGCCTTGCTCGCGAAGGAATGCTTTGACCGCGAAATTTGGCCGGTTCTGATTCTCGTTGCGGGCGATGAACGCGCGTTAAATTATCGCCACCCATTACCGACTGAAAACCCCGTCAACCATCAATTCATACTGGTTCTATGCGCAAGACGATACGGCCTGATTGCGAACGTATCCCGCATTGTCAGTTTTGAAGGCGTTGATGAAATTATGCGTAATAAACACAAAGCGGTTTGCCGTATTGACGCTGCATTGAACATTTCCTCCAAACCTGGCGCCTCGTATGGCGACGTCTTAAAAAAAGGCATCGCTGAATATGAAGAACACGGGTTTGAGCATGAATGGCAATTGCACCATCAAGGCGGCCCGACTGGATATTTAGGGCGCTATTTTAAGGCGATTCCCACCACAACAGAAACCGTGCAAAATAACCAGGCGGTCGCATGGAACCCGTCGATCTCAGGTACGAAGTGCGAAGATACAGTCCTCATCACCGAAAGCGGGCCGGAAATCCTTACCAAGCCAATTGATTGGCCTGTGATCAAAGTCGATTTTGACGGCCAGACCCTAAACCGGAGCGATATTTTAATCCGTGAGTAATCCACCGCCAGCAAAAGACTGCATCATCATTCCAGGGCGCATCCCGCCGCGTGAGATTGGTTTTATGAACGCGTTGCTGGACGACCATGAAGGCATCTGCGTCGTCCGCACGGAACTGCCCGAAGAAGGCCGCATGGAATTTTGGGTCGCCCCCGATTTACTCGATCTGTTCTATCACTTTGCCGATTTTATTCGGACAGAATACTCTCTTCCATTCGAATTATATGATCCCGTCCCTGAGTCAACCGAAATTGTCGCCGAACGCAACAATTCACCTCTAAACAATAAGAAAGAGTAATCCAAATTTTGTCGTAAGTTATGGTAGGATGATTTGATTCCATTTATCATTTGGAGGCGTTACTATGATTTGGGAATTCTACCAGATGCAACAAATTGGAAAAGCACAGGCATCGGCGGAAAATAGCGCCCGTCGTTCTGAGTCAGTTGTTAGTAATATTGATCGACTCAATGCCCGGCTCGACAAACTCACCCTCATCAACATGGCCATGTGGTCTCTGCTGCAAGAAGTCTCAGACTTAACAGAAGAAGACTTAACAGAGCGCATCAAACAAATCGACTTGAGCGACGGCAGCCTTGATGGAAAAGTCCGCGCCAAAGCGCAACGATGCCCGCAATGCAACCGGGTTATGTCGAGCCGCCATTCGCGCTGCCTGTACTGCGGATATGAAGGCCAAGGCGACTTTGGCGCATTTGGTGAAGCGCTTGACTAATTATTCATTCAATCAATCAGCCCGAATCTAAATGCTTTCCACTTGACCATACGCTTGAGTCGAGCGATTCTAATTATGATTAACGATTTATATTTATCATTCTAAAGCGACAAAAACTTCTATGGCGATACACATACGCTTTTTTTGAATGAAAATAATTCAATAATTTTTACGATAAAGGAGTTTCTTCAATGAGTATACAAATTGGACAGCCAGCGCCTGACTTTTGCGTTAAAGCCCTGGTTGGCAAAGAATTCAAAGATTTGAAACTTAGCGATTACAAAGGGAAATGGGCTTGCCTGTTTTTCTATCCCCTCGATTTCACCTTTGTTTGCCCAACTGAAATCATTGAATTCAGCGACCGCAGCGGTGAATTTAAAAATCGCAATTGTGAAGTGATCGGCGGCAGCACCGATAGCGAATTTTCACACTTGGGTTGGTGTAATTCCCACCCGGGTTTGAAAGACTTAAAAATCCCTCTCATTGCCGATTATAAAAAAGAAGTCTCTCGCTCGTATGGCATCTTAAAGCATGATATGGGCGTCGCATTCCGCGGCACGTTTATCATTGATCCCGATGGGTTGATTCGTTGGATTTGCGTCAACGACTTGCCGGTTGGGCGGAATATTGACGAAGTATTGCGTGTTCTCGACGCTCTACAAACCGGTGAACTCACACCCTGCCAGTGGAAAAAAGGCGACGACGTACTAAAGCCTTAATTTCAAACAGTGATGGAAGGAGAGAACGGGTTTCTCTCCTTCCATTTAAATTAAAACAAGTATAATTTATTGTAGAGTAGACGCTTAGATTTCAACTCTTTAACGTGCATTAAGATTAAAGGGTTCAAGGATACAATGGACGATTATTCCTTTGCGGCCGAGCAGATGAAGGAAATCATTATCAATGATTACCTTCGCAAGAATCCTGACGTCAAACGTCACGAAATTGTGACCAAGTCTGTCAACGGCCGTATTATCGTCGAAACCATCACCAATACGTTTAACAAGCTCTCTGAACGGCAAAAACAAAAAGGCGGCGTAAGCGACAAAGAGAAAAAACTTCTTGAACATCTTTCACAAGGCGGAGATGTTCGTTACGCCGCATCACTCGATTCACTAGGCGCAACCCGGAAATATGCAGAATGGCTGTGTGAATCATCATTCACACCCTATACCGAAAAAGAACATGGCGAAACAACCGATTTTCTTGATAAGCGCGAGGTCGACGCAGGACGCCGCGCACAAGAACTTCTGTATGTACGGAAAAAATTCACCGATCAGATGTCATCGACGTCAAAACCTTCCCGCTCGTTAATTCAAACGCTAATGATGGAATATATTGCTGCCGTCATGCGGCAGTTAAAAGTCCAAGCGCAACTTTATGGCAAAGAGATTGAACTTGGCGATATGTTCTCAACAAATGTTATGAAATTTCTGCGGGATAACTTTGACAAACTCGGGGGAGCGCCGGAAAAAGTCATCGCCACCATTGGAAAAGCCTTCAAAATTCTACAAAAAGGCATTCCGCAAGCGATCAATGTAACAGGCAATGAAGACCATAAAAAAATTCAGGTTCTCGTTGACAGACAAAGCCAGGAACTCAATGTTCAACGCCAAGAATACCAAATGATTCTTCAGTTGATTGCCTATCTGGAAAAACTGTTAGACCAAATGAAACAACCCGATACTCTTGCTGACAAACCGAAAGATGACGCTCCACGACGTAGAATGGCGTTCCATGATAAAAAAGGCGGACGAAGGCGATAACCAGCCTTACCTTCTTGAATGCCCCGCATCAATCGCTTAACCCATTCAACTCCTATTTACATGAAGAGCCATTACACCCTATTCGATATCGGTTTTTCGCAAACCAAGAATAACATCCCGGCCCCAACCATTGCGCCCCGGGAACATAAGCAACAACAAGAACTGGCCAGAGTAGAGGCGTTTTCCACAGCATCCGCCGGACAGCGAAGAACCCCCAATGCACCGTGTTGTTTTCTAATACGCACAGCGCTTCGGCTGATTCAAACGAAGCGAGAGCAGGAAATTCTTTTTGTATACGCCCCCAATCGCTTGCATCAACAAATAGAAAACAACGCGTCCAATCCAGCCGTTGAAATACCTTGACGCAGGCGCAACAAAAGCGGCACTCTCCATCATAAATCACATAAATTTCATCACGCTGCCAGATCATCGGTTAAGCATCTTCTGTTTTTCTTTTCTCTTTTAGACCAAGAAAAACCGCCGCAATTGTTAAACAAAAAATGAAGACAGCAAATATAATCCCGTTCGGCGTTCGTCCCGTCCATTCATCCCAAGGCCAGGGAAATCGAAAGAACGCGTAATTCAGCAGGAAGTACATCCAAGCAGTCGCCAGCAAGGCGCGCCGGGCAAACGCTTGACCCGATTTTTGGTCAACGGGTTTATTGGCGAACCAAAATGCGAGAAGGATGAATAGCCCCATTGGAACAATGAAATACACCGCAGCCCCTAACGGCAGTTCGATTACAGAATTTTCAATTGCCAATTGCCGCAGCGTTTTTCCGGCAATGGGTAAGAGCGTAATCGGGAAGACAACCAGATACGGCCAGTAGCGCCCGCCGACGATACAGATAATCGGGATTGCTCCCAAGCAGAGACCCAGATCGTAGACGTAACCAATGGCGGGCACAGCGAAAAATTCCACGCCGACCAATAACGCCAAATGGATGACAAGCAGCGAACCCTCAAACCACCCAGGCATTCCAGCGGGACCATACGCTTGCGTAAGTTGTATCCGTTTACGATGGAGCCAAACGCCGAAGCCAAGCGTCGCGCCCATAATGCAGCCATAAGTGGTTTCCATCATGTTCCACCAATTTACGTGTTGGAAGAACGGTAAGTATTGGTTCTCTTCAAGCCATATATCAAATTGATGAAATTGTTCTACGTTCCAGGCATGATAGGCTTGAATGCTTTGTCCGATGGGGAACCCTAACGCGCCGCCGAGCAG from Candidatus Hinthialibacter antarcticus encodes the following:
- a CDS encoding sulfite exporter TauE/SafE family protein is translated as MEYQYVPLVFAVGLIAGIINTLAGGGSLLTLPVLLFLGLPSPLANGTNRIAIWIQCVTAVARFRKSGVSDVKLCVWVSLPAVVGAILGAQVAVDIPDSVFRTLFAVIMLVVVAFIVWNPKPKSKTVQRYSPGRMVLIGVVFFLVGIYGGVFQAGVGYFLTAAFVLLCGLDLVSTASAKSLVVAIYTTFAMAVFIWNGQVDWFTAFILSLGNGLGGWIGGSIAVSKGEQWIRWALIVTVVAMAMKMLGIFSIFS
- a CDS encoding M24 family metallopeptidase; the encoded protein is MDLFPNRKQEFDEKLERTRKMMRDKNIHNLLITEAHHFSWLTCGGENFVFLARSGGAAPLLITQSKVYLAADNIEAMRLFPEEIEGLPIDDGHHLWYITPEEIETHYQKLNPGPVVKDVEIENDLKQLHTPLCTDEIERYRWLGAKAEESIRNACIRAERGMSEYEIGALLAKECFDREIWPVLILVAGDERALNYRHPLPTENPVNHQFILVLCARRYGLIANVSRIVSFEGVDEIMRNKHKAVCRIDAALNISSKPGASYGDVLKKGIAEYEEHGFEHEWQLHHQGGPTGYLGRYFKAIPTTTETVQNNQAVAWNPSISGTKCEDTVLITESGPEILTKPIDWPVIKVDFDGQTLNRSDILIRE
- a CDS encoding peroxiredoxin codes for the protein MSIQIGQPAPDFCVKALVGKEFKDLKLSDYKGKWACLFFYPLDFTFVCPTEIIEFSDRSGEFKNRNCEVIGGSTDSEFSHLGWCNSHPGLKDLKIPLIADYKKEVSRSYGILKHDMGVAFRGTFIIDPDGLIRWICVNDLPVGRNIDEVLRVLDALQTGELTPCQWKKGDDVLKP
- a CDS encoding DUF393 domain-containing protein, with protein sequence MIWQRDEIYVIYDGECRFCCACVKVFQRLDWTRCFLFVDASDWGRIQKEFPALASFESAEALCVLENNTVHWGFFAVRRMLWKTPLLWPVLVVAYVPGAQWLGPGCYSWFAKNRYRIGCNGSSCK